Below is a genomic region from Ancylothrix sp. D3o.
ATTACTCCCACCGTTAGCACATTTTTTGATGGTGAGCAAAGTGTGTTAGTAATGGATGAAAATCTCGACATCCGCCGCAACCGATTAAACTTGTTAGGATTATTGCGAAATCATGCAAGGGTTTTAGCGGATTTTGGCCCGATTGTCAAGAGTTAAAAAACCGCAGATGTAAGGCAGGCAGGATGCCTGCCCCACTACAGATAAATGCGGATAGGCTATCTGCTATAGGATGCGGTTAAAATAAAAAAGCTATCTACTCAATCCTCACAAAAATTATGCCCAAGGCTCATATTATTGGATTAGGAAAATCAGGAATTGCCGGTGCAAAACTGCTGAAAAGAGAAGGCTGGCAAGTCACGCTGAGTGATACCAAAACTTCCGCAGACTTCCAACAACAAAAGCAACAATTAGAAGCAGAAGGTATCACCGTATTATTAAGCCATGCTTTTAACCCAGAAGCCGAAGAAAAACTTGATTTAGTAGTTGTAAGTCCGGGGGTTCCTTGGGATATTCCAGCCTTATTAAAAGCGCGAGAATTGGGGATAGAAACTATTGGAGAAATGGAACTTGCATGGCGGTATTTAAACAAGCGTCCCTGGGTAGCGATCACCGGCACCAATGGCAAAACCACAACCACTGCATTAATTGCAGCTATTTTTCAAACTGCCGGTTTGCACGCACCGGCCTGCGGTAATATTGGTTATGCTGCCTGCGAATTAGCGCTATCAGAAACTCCGCCTGATTGGATAATTGCAGAAGTTAGCAGTTATCAAATTGAATCTTCTTCTACCCTTGCGCCGCGCATTGCAGTTTGGACAACTTTTACACCCGATCATTTAAGCCGGCATAAAACTTTAGAAAATTATTTCAATATCAAAGCCAAACTTTTACATCAAGCCGAGTTAAAAATTGTCAACGGAGATGACCCTTATTTGCGTCAAAATGCTGCCAAAACATGGGAAAAGGCTTGCTGGACAAGTGTGCAAGGAAAAGAGGCGTTATTGGGCGATTTTGAACGGGGTATTTATATTGAGAATGGCTGGGTAATTTATCAAGGCGAGCAAGTTGTAGAAGCCTCTGCGTTGCGAATGGTTGGCAGTCATAATTTGCAGAATTTATTAATGGCAGTAGCGGCGGCAAAATTAGCCGGAATTGATAACAAATCAATTGCCAAAGCTATCGCCGAATTCCCCGGAGTTGCCCACCGGCTTGAGCATATTTGCAACATTAATGGCGTTGATTTTATTAACGATAGCAAAGCCACAAATTACGATGCTGCGGAAGTTGGTTTATCGTCTGTAGAAGCACCGGCGATTTTGATTGCGGGGGGAGATCCAAAAGCAGGAGATGATACCGGCTGGCTAAAAGTTATTCAAGAAAAAGCCGTTGCTGTGTTATTAATTGGCGATGCAGCCGCGCAATTTGGAAAACGGTTACAAGACATCAATCACCCCCGTTTTGAAATTGTCGGAACAATGGAAAAAGCGGTGAAACGTAGCGCCGAGTTAGCCCCCCAATTGAATGCAAAAGTAGTGTTATTGTCGCCGGCTTGTGCGAGTTTTGATCAATATCAAAATTTTGAACAACGCGGCGATGATTTCCGTAAATTGTCTTTAGAATTAGCCGGTTAAGGTAGGGTGGGCTTTGCCCACCTTTTTAAATCTGAAAAAATTCAGCTTTTGCCATTAGCTTATTA
It encodes:
- the murD gene encoding UDP-N-acetylmuramoyl-L-alanine--D-glutamate ligase codes for the protein MPKAHIIGLGKSGIAGAKLLKREGWQVTLSDTKTSADFQQQKQQLEAEGITVLLSHAFNPEAEEKLDLVVVSPGVPWDIPALLKARELGIETIGEMELAWRYLNKRPWVAITGTNGKTTTTALIAAIFQTAGLHAPACGNIGYAACELALSETPPDWIIAEVSSYQIESSSTLAPRIAVWTTFTPDHLSRHKTLENYFNIKAKLLHQAELKIVNGDDPYLRQNAAKTWEKACWTSVQGKEALLGDFERGIYIENGWVIYQGEQVVEASALRMVGSHNLQNLLMAVAAAKLAGIDNKSIAKAIAEFPGVAHRLEHICNINGVDFINDSKATNYDAAEVGLSSVEAPAILIAGGDPKAGDDTGWLKVIQEKAVAVLLIGDAAAQFGKRLQDINHPRFEIVGTMEKAVKRSAELAPQLNAKVVLLSPACASFDQYQNFEQRGDDFRKLSLELAG